Proteins from a genomic interval of Acidobacteriota bacterium:
- a CDS encoding 3-hydroxy-5-phosphonooxypentane-2,4-dione thiolase, whose product MDWGMQNRLARIFKPSTGRTVMLAIDHGYFLGPTSGLEDPRRTTEPLLPHADSLMLTRGTLRRCIPPEADLPIVLRVSGGTSILSELSREGLTVAMEDAIRLNAAAVTMSIFVGAEGERTTLLNLGRLIDEGERYGIPVLAVTAVGKDMKRDARYLGLACRIAAELGAQMVKTYYCDGFEKIVESTPVPLVIAGGKKVPERDAIKLAHDAVRAGARGVDMGRNIFQSDSPAGMIQAIRAVVHDGAGVDEAYEIYRSARG is encoded by the coding sequence ATGGACTGGGGCATGCAAAACCGCTTGGCTCGCATCTTCAAGCCGTCGACCGGGCGGACGGTGATGCTGGCGATCGACCACGGATACTTCCTCGGACCGACCAGCGGCCTCGAGGATCCGCGGCGAACGACGGAGCCGCTGCTCCCGCACGCCGATTCGCTCATGCTGACCCGCGGGACGCTCCGGCGCTGCATTCCCCCGGAGGCGGATCTTCCCATCGTCCTGCGGGTTTCCGGCGGTACGAGCATCCTGAGCGAACTGTCGCGTGAGGGTCTGACCGTCGCGATGGAAGACGCGATCCGCCTCAACGCCGCGGCGGTGACGATGTCGATCTTCGTCGGGGCCGAGGGAGAGCGGACGACGCTGCTCAACCTCGGCCGGCTGATCGACGAGGGCGAGCGCTACGGGATCCCGGTGCTCGCGGTGACGGCGGTCGGCAAGGACATGAAGCGCGACGCACGATACCTCGGGCTCGCCTGCCGCATCGCCGCCGAGCTCGGCGCCCAGATGGTCAAGACGTACTACTGCGACGGGTTCGAGAAGATCGTCGAGTCGACGCCGGTCCCGCTGGTGATCGCCGGGGGCAAGAAGGTCCCGGAACGCGACGCGATCAAGCTGGCCCACGACGCCGTCCGCGCGGGCGCGCGCGGGGTCGACATGGGCCGCAACATCTTCCAGTCCGATTCCCCCGCGGGGATGATCCAGGCCATCCGTGCGGTCGTCCACGACGGGGCCGGCGTCGACGAGGCCTAC